The Campylobacter concisus genome has a window encoding:
- a CDS encoding RecB-like helicase: protein MKDFLALKASAGSGKTFALSVRYIALVLRGENINEIIALTFTKKAANEMKERIITTFLDLQNKKDELDKLCKELSLSQDEVIKRRDEKLDRFLQSELKIYTFDAFFSGILKKFSQNLGLSPDYSVQDSLQDLAWKKFVKEASKDQKLLSELALMMIISSQKEASFSQTLAKFYESFGGELKDSGASYPDDSKVRAAQKEINEHIALQNGASDTAKKTFSEQNLFELFKNKVFERESLDYRTFSKIYTSELDRLFNELKEAAKEYILEVERYRLSGFSKLLNVYKHSNLELNKEINALSFADINKLVFKLLVENFDKDVLYFRLDGRINHLLIDEFQDTNVIQYEIILPLITEIVSGYGQNGLGSFFYVGDTKQSIYKFRGGKKELFDKLGDDFSQIDIENLPSNYRSLKALVKFNNAIFEEIYHRYGLSFEPQKPAKKDKELNYKVSGECPYFEAEEDDYGYLRVLSDEDIAGAAVSQVKELIAAGVNASEITVLCWKNSDISLISEVLSSEGIKSVNEGTLELKRTPFVAAIIEYAKFCLFGEEIYEKNVKALINTNPKRLKIKAEDSATKSLFYLAKNLYINMADVDILRLFELSSGYKNLGDFIFNLENFSSKISPKNADGVKIMTVHKSKGLEFSHVIVCDMMSKGRGDDSNFIAEYNEKGEWIVKSRISGRENFDPEYAGVLEQIKELEKQENINKIYVAFTRATKSLIVIKQAAPSGNSPSFFSFYTRSDKSEVNDYLDLKEFSFGKILPSKSEQKEAKKDEKMPEILKIERQDVEAREQKTSGKNLEAIYFGLAFHYLLEMSEKFDENSLLKAKSLMLNKFYKFLSLDRLEVAFKRAKMLINEPKFLKCIKDKEIYKEQPFKVKNELKQMDLFCIGESKICVIDYKTTDKNIEENKKQVGEYKEALSKFYPKHSIIAVIFYALDGKISYIEV from the coding sequence ATGAAAGATTTTTTAGCCCTAAAAGCAAGTGCTGGAAGCGGGAAAACATTCGCTTTAAGCGTTCGTTATATCGCTTTGGTGCTTAGAGGCGAAAATATAAACGAGATCATCGCTCTAACCTTCACCAAAAAAGCGGCCAATGAGATGAAAGAGCGCATAATCACAACTTTTTTGGACTTGCAAAACAAAAAAGACGAGCTTGATAAGCTTTGCAAAGAGCTTAGTTTGAGCCAAGATGAGGTCATAAAAAGACGCGATGAGAAGCTTGATAGGTTTTTGCAAAGTGAGTTAAAAATTTATACATTTGATGCATTTTTCTCTGGAATCCTAAAAAAATTTAGTCAAAATTTAGGACTTAGTCCTGATTACAGCGTGCAAGATAGTCTGCAAGATCTGGCGTGGAAAAAATTTGTAAAAGAGGCAAGTAAAGATCAAAAGCTTCTTAGTGAGCTTGCACTCATGATGATAATCTCAAGCCAAAAAGAGGCGAGCTTTTCGCAGACTTTGGCTAAATTTTATGAGAGCTTTGGTGGTGAGCTAAAAGATAGTGGTGCAAGCTATCCAGATGATAGCAAGGTAAGAGCAGCGCAAAAGGAGATAAATGAGCATATAGCCTTGCAAAATGGTGCTAGCGATACGGCCAAAAAGACATTTAGTGAGCAAAATTTGTTTGAGCTTTTTAAAAACAAGGTCTTTGAAAGAGAGAGCCTAGATTACCGCACTTTTAGTAAAATTTATACAAGTGAGCTTGATAGGCTCTTTAACGAGCTAAAAGAGGCGGCAAAAGAGTATATTTTGGAGGTTGAAAGATATAGACTTAGCGGTTTTAGTAAGCTCTTAAATGTTTATAAACACTCAAATTTAGAGCTAAATAAAGAGATAAATGCTTTAAGCTTTGCTGATATAAATAAGCTGGTCTTTAAGCTTTTGGTTGAAAATTTTGATAAAGATGTGCTTTATTTTAGGCTTGATGGCCGCATAAATCACCTTTTGATAGATGAGTTTCAAGATACAAATGTGATCCAATATGAGATCATCTTGCCACTTATCACTGAGATCGTTTCAGGATACGGACAAAACGGACTTGGAAGCTTCTTTTATGTTGGAGATACGAAGCAGAGTATCTATAAATTTAGGGGTGGTAAAAAAGAGCTTTTCGATAAGCTTGGAGATGATTTTAGTCAGATAGATATAGAAAATTTACCAAGTAACTATCGCAGCTTAAAGGCTTTAGTGAAATTTAATAACGCTATTTTTGAAGAAATTTATCATAGATATGGGCTTAGCTTTGAGCCGCAAAAACCAGCTAAAAAAGATAAGGAGCTAAACTACAAAGTAAGTGGCGAGTGTCCTTATTTTGAAGCCGAGGAAGATGACTACGGCTACTTACGTGTGCTAAGCGACGAAGATATCGCGGGTGCAGCAGTTTCGCAAGTAAAAGAGCTGATCGCTGCTGGCGTAAATGCAAGTGAGATAACTGTGCTTTGCTGGAAAAATAGTGACATCAGCCTCATCTCAGAGGTGCTTAGCAGTGAGGGGATAAAAAGCGTAAATGAAGGTACCTTGGAGCTAAAGCGAACGCCGTTTGTTGCAGCGATCATCGAGTATGCAAAATTTTGTCTTTTTGGTGAAGAAATTTATGAAAAAAATGTAAAAGCACTCATAAATACAAATCCTAAAAGGCTAAAAATAAAAGCTGAAGATAGTGCGACAAAAAGCCTATTTTATCTAGCTAAAAATTTATATATAAATATGGCTGATGTTGATATTTTAAGGCTTTTTGAGCTAAGCAGTGGCTATAAAAATTTAGGTGATTTTATCTTTAATCTTGAAAATTTTAGTTCTAAAATCAGTCCTAAAAATGCTGACGGCGTAAAAATAATGACTGTTCATAAGTCAAAAGGGCTAGAGTTTTCTCACGTGATAGTTTGTGATATGATGAGTAAGGGTAGGGGCGATGACTCAAACTTTATAGCAGAATATAACGAAAAAGGCGAGTGGATAGTAAAAAGCCGAATTTCTGGCAGAGAAAATTTTGACCCTGAGTATGCTGGTGTGTTAGAGCAAATAAAAGAGCTTGAGAAGCAAGAAAATATCAATAAAATTTACGTTGCTTTCACTAGAGCTACAAAGTCGCTTATTGTCATTAAACAAGCCGCTCCAAGTGGGAATAGTCCTAGCTTTTTTTCTTTTTATACTAGAAGTGATAAAAGCGAAGTAAACGACTATCTTGATCTAAAAGAGTTTAGCTTTGGCAAAATTTTACCTAGCAAGAGCGAGCAAAAAGAGGCAAAAAAAGATGAAAAAATGCCTGAAATTTTAAAGATAGAAAGGCAAGACGTAGAAGCAAGAGAACAAAAAACGAGCGGTAAAAATTTAGAGGCAATCTATTTTGGTTTAGCGTTTCACTATTTACTTGAGATGAGTGAGAAATTTGATGAAAATTCGCTTTTAAAAGCTAAAAGTTTAATGCTAAATAAATTTTATAAATTTCTCTCACTTGATAGGCTTGAAGTTGCCTTTAAACGGGCAAAAATGCTAATAAATGAGCCAAAATTTCTAAAGTGTATAAAAGATAAAGAAATTTACAAAGAGCAGCCATTTAAAGTAAAAAACGAACTAAAACAGATGGACTTATTTTGTATTGGAGAGAGCAAAATTTGTGTGATTGACTATAAAACGACCGATAAAAATATCGAGGAAAATAAAAAACAAGTTGGAGAATACAAAGAGGCATTAAGTAAATTTTATCCAAAGCATAGTATAATCGCCGTCATCTTCTACGCTCTTGATGGAAAAATTTCATATATTGAAGTTTAA
- the rplM gene encoding 50S ribosomal protein L13, whose translation MTKITKPNEVKRDWIVVDAAGKRFGRLLTEVATILRGKNKPCFTPNVDCGDYVIIINASKVEFTGNNKAEDKLYHRHSGYFGSVKSEKFGDLIANKPEKLFKLAVRGMLPKTKLGREMIKKLKVYAGSEHPHTAQIAKKEGK comes from the coding sequence ATGACAAAAATAACAAAGCCAAATGAAGTTAAACGAGACTGGATCGTTGTTGATGCAGCTGGTAAACGTTTTGGTAGATTGCTAACTGAGGTAGCAACTATACTTCGTGGCAAAAACAAACCATGCTTCACGCCAAACGTAGATTGTGGCGACTATGTTATCATCATAAATGCTTCAAAAGTAGAATTTACTGGTAATAACAAGGCTGAAGACAAACTTTATCACAGACACTCAGGATATTTTGGTAGCGTAAAGAGTGAAAAATTTGGCGATTTGATAGCAAATAAGCCAGAAAAACTATTTAAATTAGCTGTTCGTGGAATGCTTCCAAAAACTAAACTTGGAAGAGAGATGATAAAAAAACTAAAAGTTTATGCTGGCAGTGAGCATCCTCATACGGCACAAATAGCTAAAAAAGAAGGAA